Genomic DNA from Bacterioplanes sanyensis:
CTCTAACCCCCAATGACTTAACAGGCTATCCAGCACCTGATTCTGCACCCCGAGGGAGACATCGCCTGTTGTCGTGCAAGATTGCCCATACCCCAGCAAATCGTAAAAATACACCGAATAGTGGTTGGCTAAGCGGTGAATTAAATGGCGCAAATTAAATGACGACCAAGGCGTGCCGTGAACCACGACTAACGGTGGCCCGTCGCCCAATTTACCGTAACGAACGCATCGCCCGTCAAAGTCATAACGGTGGGGAAGCTGCCAGTGATTCATTGCTTACCTTCCTTAGTTTTCCGCAGATCAAAGTGTGGGGGATGAAGTTTGCGCAGCATATCAACAACGAGGCTCAACTTAATAGCCGGTCATCATTGCAACACTGTTATGCACGGGCAATTTGATGTAAGCATTCAATACTTCGACTCAAAGGCAACTTAGAATAAATCTGCACAGCGATGAACGAGTGCAGTAGCCATTCAGAACAAGGCGGCGATGACGGGCATCGCTGACGACGTTATGAGGGCATAACGCCCGCACCCTTCCGGGAGGGCCAGCAATACGACTGGCTGGCTATGGAGATGCCCACTGCATCTTTATCGACGTTCACGTCCGATAGAATGAAACCGTAGGCCAACGTCGTAAAAGCCATTGTTGATTAACGGTACTTCTTGAGGATCTTTTCCATGGTGCCATCGGCATGGATGTCCTTGATGGCCTTATTTATTGCTGGCAGCAGAGATCGGTGTGGTGACTTTTGGGAGATTGCAAAATAGATGGGAATTCGACTCCCAGGAGAATAAGGTGCCTGTACCAGCGTTCCTTTAAATCCCTGGTTCATAATTTCATAGGCCCCAGTGGTCTGATGGCTGACGAAGGTGTCTATCCGTCCCAAACTCAGCAGCTTAATCATCAGTTTTTCACTATGAAACACGGTTTTATTAAGGTTATTGTCGATATCGAATCGATCAAAATAGTGCGCTTCGCTTACCACGCCAATCTGTAAGTTATAAAGATCCTCATAGCGAAGCAGGCGCTCTTCTTCGCCTCTCCGTACAAAAAATGCTGTGGATACCTCGGCATAAGGGAAGTGCGCATAATCCATATATTTAGCACGCTTAGGAGTCAGTGCGATTCCTGACATCAAGTCCAATCGCCCAAGTTCCATCTCCAGCAAGCAGCGCTCAAAAGGGCAGGTATCAATGGTGAAGTCAAAACCGACGCGTTTACTGATTTCATTGGCAAGGTCGACATCAATGCCACGATAAGGTCTCTCGGCATCAAAACTGAACGGAGGCCAGTTATACAAACCCATGCGCAGCTCCGCCGCATCAAGGAACTGGGAAAAACCACTGCAGACAGTGACAAGCATCGCCACCGTAGCTTGCAGGATTACAGAGCATGGTTTCAACATTGCGGCCACCACACACAAGGCTAACCTAGCCCTGTTATCTCGAGTTTAAAGTTCAACGGACCGAAAGCGTACGTCAAGGGTGTCACAGCATCTCAGAATAAGAGCGGCTGCGAGCTCACGGTCAGACGTCTTCGGAAAAGTGTAGTTGATTGACATGACCCAAATTCCCCCGAGACTCTTTATGACAGAAATGTAACTCGTGCCTTAAGAAGTAGAAGATGGCCAAAGAGGTCTGTTATTTGGTAGGTTCAAACAAGAAGTGGTACATCGGGTCATCCATCACCTCAACAACGCTCTCAAAGAGCCAGCGCTAGCTTGTGCCTAAACCAGAGCAAAGCCATGGCTTAGACGGTCTCAATAGCGCCGTCCTTTGCTAAGGCCGCTATTGAAACCACTTATTGAGTCACTAAATGCCAGCGCCGGCATGGCCTGAGTCACTCCTCAATACACTCATGCCCGTCATCCACCTTGCGCATTACTAGCAACACTTGGCCGACATCAATGCCCCATTTGCTCATGGTGGTTTCATTCACCACCACGCCGTCGGCGACTTTAAACATCCAGTCGTCCATGGTGAGATCAATGGTGTCGCCCGACTCGCCGTAGCGCAGCATATAGTTCATATGAATGGCGTTACCGGCAAAGTTCATCACGGTGGGCTCTGGCACATCGTTGGCCTTGGCACGGTAAGCGCGCTGCCCCTCCGCATTGGTCATTGGGGTTAAGGTCCAGATGCGGGTTTCGCGGCCATCGTCAAACTGGAAAATCTCATCCAAGGTGCCAACGCCCTGCTCGTCCCAGGTAGCAATGATGCTGGCGTTAAATTGGCGAATCTGCTCGCCTTTCCAATCACGAACCACGCCGTCGGCGCATAATTTGCCATCAAAGAATTCACGCGGGTCCAGTTTGGGTTGGCGCTCGGCATAGTCGTGCACCGATACCGATGAGCAGGCTGAGAGCAGTAACGGTGCGGTCAGGGCAAGCATCCAATTACGCATGGGGCGTCCTCTTAAGTTTGTATGACAGTCAAGGTACACTGCCAAGACCATTCATTACTACTTTGGTTCCATGCCTCAACTTGAAGCCTTACCCGCTCACGTTAAAAAAGCGTATGGCATCTACTTGCTCAGCGCGCAGCACCGTCATATCAAACAACTAAAAACGGTGGCACAGCCCAGTGTGCACGGCCATAAAACCTGGGAGTCGAGCTTTTTAATCATGGACTATTTGCGTGAACGCCCAATACCAAAGCGCCGCTCGCTGCTGGAATTGGGGTGTGGCTGGGGGCCTGCCAGTATTTACTGCGCTCGCCAATTTAATGCCAAGGTCACTGGGGTGGATATTGATGAGGCGGTATTTCCGTATTTGGACGTTATGGCCAGCTACAACGACGTCGGTATTCACCATTGGAAATCAGCCTTCAACGATATCAAGGTAAAAGACCTGCGCGACTTTGAGGTATTGGTCGGGGCTGATATTTGTTTCTGGGACAGCCTGACCGACGAGTTATTTCGGCTAATCAAACGCGCTAAACGCGGCGGCGTTCAACGCATTGTGCTGGCCGACCCAGGGCGGCCGACCTTTGAGGC
This window encodes:
- a CDS encoding substrate-binding periplasmic protein; translated protein: MLKPCSVILQATVAMLVTVCSGFSQFLDAAELRMGLYNWPPFSFDAERPYRGIDVDLANEISKRVGFDFTIDTCPFERCLLEMELGRLDLMSGIALTPKRAKYMDYAHFPYAEVSTAFFVRRGEEERLLRYEDLYNLQIGVVSEAHYFDRFDIDNNLNKTVFHSEKLMIKLLSLGRIDTFVSHQTTGAYEIMNQGFKGTLVQAPYSPGSRIPIYFAISQKSPHRSLLPAINKAIKDIHADGTMEKILKKYR
- a CDS encoding class I SAM-dependent methyltransferase — protein: MPQLEALPAHVKKAYGIYLLSAQHRHIKQLKTVAQPSVHGHKTWESSFLIMDYLRERPIPKRRSLLELGCGWGPASIYCARQFNAKVTGVDIDEAVFPYLDVMASYNDVGIHHWKSAFNDIKVKDLRDFEVLVGADICFWDSLTDELFRLIKRAKRGGVQRIVLADPGRPTFEALIARCQRTWPEATTHEVWYATEPKRTTGHILDIRF
- a CDS encoding DUF3833 domain-containing protein, which codes for MRNWMLALTAPLLLSACSSVSVHDYAERQPKLDPREFFDGKLCADGVVRDWKGEQIRQFNASIIATWDEQGVGTLDEIFQFDDGRETRIWTLTPMTNAEGQRAYRAKANDVPEPTVMNFAGNAIHMNYMLRYGESGDTIDLTMDDWMFKVADGVVVNETTMSKWGIDVGQVLLVMRKVDDGHECIEE